In one Brevibacillus composti genomic region, the following are encoded:
- a CDS encoding NAD-dependent succinate-semialdehyde dehydrogenase produces the protein MYINGEWVSAESGETVEIVNPATGEIVGAAAFGDGRDAKKAIDAAHEAFASWSRLTARERSKYLTNLAELVRKSRDELAGIISAEMGKPLGEAKGEVLGAADNFLWYAEEAKRVYGETIPSSLANKRIMVLKQPVGPVGAITPWNFPVNMVARKIAPALAAGCTVVLKPAESTPLSAIRLFELIEQAGFPKGVANLVIGKPESIGQEFIDNPKLSKIAFTGSTRVGKLLMEGAAKHVKRVSMELGGHAPFIVFADADLDAAVKGLFESKFRNSGQMCICTNRLYVHEDVADAFTEKLVERLKQTRVGDGRQKETEIGPLVNERALNKVLEHIEDAKAKGGQVVYGGTRLTDGEYANGFFCAPTVITGVTDEMKISYEETFGPVVPMIRFTDEAEVVQKANDTRYGLAAYVYTRDNARCFRMAEQLEYGIVGINDGAPTQTQAPFGGFKESGIGREGGHFGMDEYLETKFVSFGL, from the coding sequence ATGTATATCAATGGAGAATGGGTTTCCGCTGAAAGCGGGGAGACGGTGGAGATCGTCAATCCGGCTACGGGAGAGATCGTCGGGGCGGCCGCTTTCGGCGACGGCCGCGATGCCAAGAAAGCAATTGACGCTGCGCACGAGGCATTCGCAAGCTGGTCCCGCCTGACAGCACGCGAGCGTTCCAAGTATCTGACCAATCTGGCCGAGCTGGTGAGAAAGAGCCGCGACGAGCTGGCCGGCATCATTTCTGCCGAGATGGGCAAGCCGCTGGGCGAAGCCAAAGGCGAGGTGCTGGGCGCTGCGGACAACTTCCTCTGGTACGCGGAAGAAGCGAAGCGGGTCTACGGTGAAACCATCCCCTCATCCCTGGCCAATAAGCGCATCATGGTGCTGAAGCAGCCCGTCGGTCCGGTCGGCGCGATCACCCCGTGGAATTTCCCGGTCAACATGGTCGCCCGCAAGATCGCTCCCGCCCTGGCAGCAGGCTGCACCGTCGTGCTGAAGCCGGCTGAAAGCACACCGCTGTCTGCGATTCGCCTGTTTGAGCTGATTGAGCAGGCTGGATTCCCGAAAGGCGTGGCAAACCTCGTCATCGGCAAACCGGAATCGATCGGCCAGGAGTTCATCGACAATCCGAAGCTGAGCAAAATCGCCTTTACCGGCTCCACCCGCGTCGGCAAACTGCTGATGGAGGGCGCCGCCAAGCATGTGAAACGCGTCAGCATGGAGCTGGGCGGTCACGCGCCATTTATCGTCTTTGCGGATGCGGACCTGGATGCGGCGGTCAAAGGGTTGTTTGAGAGCAAATTCCGCAACTCCGGTCAAATGTGCATCTGCACCAACCGTCTATACGTGCATGAGGACGTGGCAGACGCATTTACGGAGAAATTGGTGGAGCGCCTCAAGCAGACCAGGGTGGGCGACGGCCGTCAGAAAGAGACGGAGATCGGTCCGCTGGTGAACGAGCGGGCGCTGAACAAGGTCCTGGAGCACATCGAGGACGCCAAGGCCAAAGGCGGTCAGGTCGTATACGGCGGTACCCGGTTGACGGATGGCGAGTACGCCAACGGCTTCTTCTGCGCACCGACGGTCATCACCGGTGTGACAGATGAGATGAAAATCTCCTACGAAGAAACATTTGGTCCGGTGGTGCCGATGATTCGCTTCACGGATGAAGCGGAAGTGGTGCAAAAGGCAAATGACACGCGCTACGGTCTCGCCGCGTATGTCTACACCCGCGACAATGCCCGCTGCTTCCGCATGGCAGAGCAGCTGGAGTACGGCATCGTCGGCATCAACGACGGTGCGCCGACCCAGACCCAGGCGCCATTTGGCGGCTTCAAGGAGAGCGGAATTGGCCGCGAGGGC
- the paaD gene encoding 1,2-phenylacetyl-CoA epoxidase subunit PaaD: MTQDINKRREAACWELLQEVKDPEIPVISMVEMGMIHRVRVDDGVAHVEVLPTFVGCPALEIMKKNITEKLVEAEGISGVQVQFVYDPPWTSDRIAVEARDKLRSFGIAPPPLDFKAGDEWKVVCPYCDSPYTQMENLFGPAACRSILYCRHCKNPFEALKPIYSGD, from the coding sequence ATGACGCAAGACATCAATAAGCGACGGGAAGCGGCATGCTGGGAACTGCTGCAAGAGGTAAAAGATCCGGAGATCCCGGTGATCAGCATGGTAGAAATGGGCATGATTCACCGGGTGCGGGTGGACGACGGAGTGGCGCACGTTGAGGTGCTTCCCACTTTTGTCGGCTGTCCGGCGCTGGAAATCATGAAAAAGAACATCACGGAAAAATTGGTGGAAGCAGAGGGGATCTCGGGTGTGCAGGTGCAATTCGTCTACGATCCCCCGTGGACATCGGACCGCATCGCCGTCGAGGCGCGGGACAAACTGCGCAGCTTTGGAATCGCTCCCCCGCCGCTTGATTTCAAGGCGGGCGACGAATGGAAAGTGGTCTGTCCGTACTGCGATTCACCGTATACACAGATGGAGAATCTGTTTGGCCCTGCAGCTTGCCGCAGCATTTTGTACTGCCGGCACTGCAAGAATCCGTTTGAAGCCTTGAAACCAATCTATTCAGGTGATTGA
- the paaC gene encoding 1,2-phenylacetyl-CoA epoxidase subunit PaaC gives MGDLLRVETVEQAKQNREYAQALTDLLFQLADDDFILAYRGSEWLGLAPHIEEDVAFSSMSQDMMGHAVMFYEMLEELGVGKADDLAQLREAKDFRNAILVERKNGTGEYNDNPHYDWAYAIVRSYVYGLHKLVRLEALQNSSYVPLTLVSRKMLTEHRYHLMHWHVWLKQLANSTDIARQKVEAAAQKVWADAGELSDLGPNAKNIARFGLIAGEELLRQKWVAKTKDVFKSAGLEWPGEPGRPEKRGRAGEHTADLTVALGTLSEVYRMDPAASW, from the coding sequence ATGGGCGACCTTTTACGGGTAGAAACAGTAGAACAAGCAAAACAGAACCGGGAATACGCGCAGGCCTTGACGGATCTCCTGTTCCAGCTTGCCGATGACGATTTTATTCTCGCGTATCGCGGGTCGGAGTGGCTCGGCCTGGCCCCCCATATTGAAGAGGACGTAGCCTTCTCCTCCATGTCGCAGGACATGATGGGCCATGCGGTTATGTTTTACGAAATGCTGGAGGAGCTGGGTGTGGGCAAAGCAGACGACCTCGCGCAGCTCCGCGAAGCCAAAGATTTCCGCAATGCCATATTGGTCGAGCGGAAAAACGGGACGGGCGAATACAACGACAATCCCCATTACGACTGGGCCTATGCGATTGTCCGCAGCTACGTATACGGGCTGCACAAGCTGGTCCGTCTGGAGGCGCTGCAGAACTCCTCGTATGTGCCGCTCACGCTGGTCAGCCGCAAGATGCTGACCGAGCACCGCTATCATCTGATGCACTGGCACGTATGGCTGAAGCAGCTGGCGAACAGCACGGATATCGCCCGCCAAAAGGTAGAGGCTGCGGCCCAAAAAGTATGGGCGGATGCGGGTGAACTGAGCGATCTCGGACCCAATGCAAAGAATATCGCGCGCTTTGGCCTGATTGCCGGCGAAGAGCTGCTCCGGCAGAAGTGGGTAGCCAAAACCAAGGACGTATTCAAAAGCGCAGGCCTGGAATGGCCGGGCGAACCGGGCAGACCGGAGAAGCGCGGTCGCGCCGGAGAGCATACCGCAGATCTGACAGTGGCACTGGGGACTTTGTCGGAAGTGTATCGCATGGATCCAGCCGCGAGCTGGTAA
- the paaB gene encoding 1,2-phenylacetyl-CoA epoxidase subunit PaaB, whose translation MSMDTQAKESFFIYEVFSQKNVSSSFVHQFSLLAPNAEVALAMARENFLRREPCFNLWVVKRDDIHGLAPEDRPLLERLDNKSYRETKGYGDLQARWRTHKEKYEEQQQKRATSGS comes from the coding sequence ATGAGCATGGATACACAGGCAAAAGAGAGTTTTTTCATCTATGAAGTATTCAGTCAAAAAAACGTAAGCAGCTCGTTTGTGCATCAATTCAGCCTGCTTGCGCCAAACGCCGAGGTAGCGCTGGCCATGGCGCGGGAGAACTTCCTGCGCCGCGAGCCTTGCTTCAACCTCTGGGTGGTCAAGCGGGATGACATTCACGGCCTGGCCCCCGAGGATCGTCCGCTATTGGAGCGCCTCGACAACAAGAGTTACCGGGAAACCAAAGGCTATGGAGATCTGCAAGCCAGATGGCGGACCCATAAGGAAAAATACGAAGAACAGCAGCAGAAACGTGCAACAAGCGGCAGCTGA
- the paaA gene encoding 1,2-phenylacetyl-CoA epoxidase subunit PaaA, giving the protein MQAQIDRSHLTEEEKMEAFLARIDRGEKIEADDWMPDAYRNQLIKLISMHGISEIMGALPEKEWVPKAPTLRRKLAIMAKVQDEMGHGQLLLRVAEDLMAPLGKTREDLMQDLFAGRLKFHNVFHMEAPTWADAGVIGWLVDGAAIITQTMSLDSSYAPYARALHRICAEEKFHAQHGESIVLELAEGTEAQRQMLQEAITRWWPSLLMFFGPPENGVITSNQEMNMRFKIRSQTNEELRQAFLKKYVPRIFHLGFTLPDETIHFDEAADQWVYQQPDWEEFKQIVKGNGPRSAHRLNLRQMSYEETKWVRDAIMSYGRQAG; this is encoded by the coding sequence ATGCAAGCACAAATTGACCGTTCTCATTTGACAGAGGAAGAAAAAATGGAAGCGTTTTTGGCGCGGATCGACCGCGGCGAAAAAATTGAAGCAGACGACTGGATGCCGGATGCGTACCGCAACCAGCTGATCAAACTGATCTCGATGCACGGCATCAGCGAAATTATGGGAGCGCTTCCGGAGAAGGAGTGGGTCCCGAAGGCGCCGACGCTGCGCCGCAAGCTGGCGATCATGGCGAAGGTACAGGACGAGATGGGTCACGGGCAGCTCCTGCTTCGGGTAGCCGAAGACCTGATGGCCCCCCTGGGCAAGACGCGCGAAGACTTGATGCAAGATCTGTTTGCCGGCCGGCTGAAGTTTCACAACGTATTCCACATGGAGGCGCCCACCTGGGCAGATGCCGGCGTGATTGGCTGGCTGGTAGACGGGGCGGCGATCATCACCCAAACGATGTCGCTCGACTCCTCTTACGCTCCCTACGCCAGAGCCCTGCATCGTATCTGTGCGGAAGAGAAGTTCCACGCGCAGCACGGCGAGAGCATCGTACTGGAGCTGGCCGAGGGAACGGAAGCTCAGCGACAAATGCTCCAGGAAGCGATTACGCGCTGGTGGCCCTCTCTCCTGATGTTCTTCGGACCGCCGGAGAATGGCGTGATCACGAGCAACCAAGAGATGAACATGCGCTTTAAAATCCGCTCGCAGACAAACGAAGAGCTGCGTCAGGCATTCCTGAAGAAATACGTCCCGCGGATTTTTCACCTCGGATTTACGCTACCGGATGAGACCATCCACTTTGATGAGGCCGCCGATCAATGGGTGTACCAACAGCCTGATTGGGAAGAGTTCAAGCAGATTGTCAAAGGAAACGGCCCTCGTTCGGCCCATCGACTGAATTTGCGGCAGATGTCCTACGAAGAAACCAAATGGGTGCGCGACGCCATCATGTCGTACGGCCGCCAAGCAGGGTAG
- a CDS encoding methyl-accepting chemotaxis protein: MSHLLESILTVAPILQKAFLFDCMVGVTDREKFLAYYPAPGLHLGIKVGDPLRPGSINATAVAEGRRVVRKISKEIYGIPYVAVGYPIMEGGQVVGCLSTGVTTEQEDRLREIAENLTGALGDIALHTESLAKEADYLAQASHTLSDTAAQMESKIAETSQINDLIRTISTRSNVLGLNAVLEAARAGAAGRGFSVVAEEIRHLSQTTSTSAKSIFRILDEMNQLVGVVSAEMERTLNHSIEQSTRIQELYAVMQRLRDMAEQLKTAAATTAYEE; this comes from the coding sequence ATGTCTCATTTGCTGGAAAGTATTTTGACCGTTGCGCCCATTTTGCAAAAGGCGTTTTTATTCGATTGCATGGTCGGGGTTACGGACAGAGAAAAATTTTTGGCCTATTATCCGGCACCGGGGTTACATCTGGGGATCAAGGTGGGCGACCCGCTCCGTCCGGGTAGCATCAATGCCACGGCAGTAGCGGAGGGGCGGCGTGTCGTGCGCAAAATCAGCAAAGAGATATACGGAATTCCCTATGTCGCCGTAGGCTATCCGATTATGGAAGGCGGACAGGTAGTCGGGTGCCTGTCGACGGGTGTCACCACTGAGCAGGAGGACCGGCTGCGGGAGATTGCGGAGAATCTGACCGGTGCGCTAGGAGATATCGCACTGCATACCGAGAGCCTGGCCAAAGAAGCGGACTACCTGGCCCAGGCCTCTCACACGCTGAGCGACACGGCGGCGCAGATGGAGAGCAAGATTGCGGAAACCTCCCAGATTAACGACCTGATCCGCACGATCTCCACGCGCTCCAATGTGCTGGGCCTCAACGCGGTGCTGGAGGCGGCACGTGCGGGAGCAGCCGGACGCGGTTTTTCCGTCGTAGCGGAAGAAATCAGGCACTTATCCCAGACCACATCGACGTCCGCCAAGAGCATTTTCCGGATCCTCGATGAAATGAATCAACTGGTCGGCGTGGTTTCCGCGGAAATGGAGCGAACATTAAACCACAGCATCGAGCAGTCCACGCGCATCCAGGAGCTGTACGCCGTCATGCAGCGGCTGCGGGACATGGCGGAACAGCTGAAGACAGCCGCGGCAACCACTGCGTATGAGGAATAA
- a CDS encoding ABC transporter substrate-binding protein: MQKRKMSNWLYPLALASLVLLSACGGGAKPAADAGAGQNVGAGQSAPAAEASKDPIKVGAIFSLTGPNSPLGVPEKQAVEMLVKEVNAAGGVDGRPLEVIFEDDKSDNTEAVKAIKKLVSKEKVVAVLGSSGSGPSLGMAEFAQAEKLPMISMAAADQITNPVRPGIFKTPHTDVHGTKRVFKYLKEKGITKIATLNDSNPYGSGWTAQIQKYAPEYGITIVAEEKYGTKDPSMSSQLTKIKGTDAQALIIAGTNPGPATIVKEAKQLNLNIPIISSHGSANSKFLELAGDSANGVLMVAGKLLVPDQVDPNDPQAAIIKKFVDGYKAAYNTEPDGFAGYGYDGLNLLVEGLKQAGGDASKLGEVLEKVKYVGVTGEFAFSAEDHNGLTEDSMIMVEVKDGKFQIIK; the protein is encoded by the coding sequence ATGCAAAAGAGAAAGATGAGCAACTGGCTGTATCCGTTGGCACTCGCTTCCCTCGTCCTGCTCAGTGCCTGCGGCGGGGGCGCGAAGCCAGCCGCTGATGCCGGAGCCGGACAAAATGTCGGCGCGGGACAAAGTGCCCCGGCTGCCGAGGCCAGCAAAGATCCGATCAAGGTCGGGGCGATCTTCTCCTTGACCGGTCCGAACAGCCCGCTCGGCGTACCGGAGAAGCAGGCCGTCGAGATGCTGGTCAAAGAAGTGAATGCCGCAGGCGGCGTGGATGGGCGTCCGCTGGAAGTCATTTTTGAAGACGACAAGTCGGACAACACCGAAGCTGTGAAAGCGATCAAGAAACTGGTATCCAAAGAGAAGGTTGTCGCGGTCCTGGGCTCCTCCGGAAGCGGCCCGTCACTCGGGATGGCTGAATTCGCCCAAGCGGAAAAACTGCCGATGATCTCCATGGCAGCAGCCGACCAAATTACCAACCCGGTGCGTCCCGGCATCTTCAAAACACCTCACACCGATGTGCATGGTACCAAACGCGTCTTTAAATATCTGAAAGAAAAAGGCATCACCAAAATCGCCACGCTGAACGACAGCAATCCGTACGGCAGCGGCTGGACGGCACAGATTCAAAAATATGCGCCTGAATACGGGATCACCATCGTAGCCGAAGAAAAGTACGGCACCAAAGACCCGTCCATGAGCTCCCAACTGACCAAAATCAAAGGGACCGATGCCCAAGCGCTGATCATAGCAGGCACCAACCCGGGGCCGGCGACGATCGTCAAAGAAGCCAAGCAGCTGAATCTGAACATTCCGATTATCAGCAGCCACGGTTCCGCCAACAGCAAGTTCCTGGAGCTGGCCGGCGATTCGGCCAATGGCGTCCTGATGGTAGCGGGCAAACTGCTGGTGCCGGACCAGGTAGATCCAAACGACCCGCAGGCCGCGATCATCAAGAAGTTCGTAGACGGTTACAAAGCGGCTTACAATACGGAGCCGGACGGTTTTGCAGGTTACGGCTACGACGGTCTGAACCTCTTGGTCGAAGGCCTGAAGCAAGCAGGAGGCGATGCATCCAAGCTGGGCGAAGTGCTGGAAAAAGTGAAATACGTAGGGGTAACCGGTGAGTTTGCCTTCTCCGCGGAAGATCACAACGGTCTGACGGAAGACAGCATGATCATGGTCGAAGTGAAAGACGGCAAATTCCAGATCATTAAATAG
- a CDS encoding ABC transporter ATP-binding protein gives MEKAILQVENVTARYGPVEVLHGINLQVKEGEVVSLLGSNGAGKTTLLNCICGLHSAKEGKIRFRDEDITGVPAELIVGRGMAHVPERRQIFSTLTVEDNLWLGASHRMPKTGKKEIAKEIDTVYQRFPILAERKWQLGGTLSGGQQQMLAIGRALLSRPKLLLLDEPSLGLAPLIAKEILQIVQEIRSEWGTTVLLVEQNARAALAISDRAYVLSTGTVMLEGTADEIRNDSRVQSAYLGHAHEAV, from the coding sequence ATGGAGAAAGCCATTTTGCAAGTAGAGAACGTGACGGCGCGCTACGGCCCCGTCGAAGTTCTGCACGGGATCAATCTGCAGGTAAAAGAAGGAGAGGTCGTCTCTCTGCTCGGCTCCAATGGAGCGGGCAAAACCACGCTGCTGAACTGCATCTGCGGCCTGCACAGCGCCAAGGAAGGAAAGATCCGGTTCCGCGACGAGGATATCACCGGCGTGCCTGCTGAGCTGATCGTCGGCCGGGGGATGGCCCATGTGCCGGAGCGTAGGCAGATCTTCTCTACGCTGACCGTGGAGGATAATCTCTGGCTGGGCGCATCGCACCGGATGCCCAAGACCGGCAAAAAAGAGATCGCCAAAGAAATCGATACCGTCTACCAGCGCTTTCCCATCCTGGCTGAACGCAAATGGCAGCTGGGCGGGACGCTCTCCGGCGGACAGCAGCAGATGCTGGCCATCGGACGAGCGCTGTTATCGCGGCCGAAGCTGCTGCTCCTGGATGAGCCTTCACTGGGACTGGCGCCGCTGATCGCCAAAGAAATCCTGCAAATTGTGCAGGAGATCCGCTCCGAGTGGGGGACGACCGTTCTCCTCGTGGAACAAAATGCGCGGGCGGCACTGGCGATCTCCGACAGAGCCTACGTGCTCTCCACCGGAACCGTCATGCTGGAGGGAACGGCTGACGAGATCCGCAACGATTCACGTGTGCAATCCGCCTATCTGGGCCATGCTCATGAAGCGGTTTGA
- a CDS encoding ABC transporter ATP-binding protein yields the protein MTALLEVQQLSRDFGGVRAVNQVDFDVRQGEILALIGPNGAGKSTVLNMVSGVIPPSAGEIRFDGKPMAKVPGHEYAGLGITRTFQNLQTFDDMTVLENVMVGMHTRTRSSLLACGMNLGSSRREEQEMRERAQIWLEHVGLAEEISSLAGSLPYGKLRLMEIARAMVAGPRLLLLDEPAAGLNHTETAEMSRMFQEIRANGTAILLVEHDMDMIMTIADRIVVLDQGAKIAEGTPREIQENPRVIAAYLGDDEE from the coding sequence ATGACAGCTCTGCTTGAGGTACAACAGCTTTCACGCGATTTTGGCGGCGTCCGGGCCGTGAATCAGGTGGATTTTGACGTGCGCCAGGGAGAGATCCTCGCGCTCATCGGCCCCAACGGCGCGGGAAAAAGCACGGTGCTCAATATGGTGTCGGGCGTCATCCCCCCGTCCGCAGGGGAGATCCGGTTTGACGGCAAGCCGATGGCAAAAGTGCCGGGCCACGAATACGCCGGGCTGGGCATTACGCGCACCTTTCAGAATTTGCAGACCTTTGATGACATGACCGTGCTGGAAAATGTCATGGTCGGCATGCATACCCGGACCCGCTCCAGCCTGCTCGCCTGCGGGATGAACCTGGGCAGCTCCCGCCGCGAGGAACAGGAGATGCGGGAGCGGGCGCAAATCTGGCTGGAGCATGTCGGTCTGGCCGAAGAGATCTCTTCGCTCGCGGGGAGTCTGCCCTATGGCAAGCTGAGGCTGATGGAAATCGCCCGGGCGATGGTGGCCGGACCCAGGCTGCTGCTCCTGGATGAGCCGGCGGCGGGCTTGAACCATACCGAGACAGCCGAGATGAGCCGAATGTTTCAGGAAATCCGCGCGAACGGAACGGCCATCCTCCTGGTCGAGCATGACATGGACATGATCATGACGATTGCCGACCGCATCGTCGTGCTGGATCAGGGAGCGAAGATCGCGGAGGGAACACCGCGCGAAATCCAGGAGAATCCGCGTGTCATCGCGGCGTATCTGGGAGATGACGAAGAGTGA
- a CDS encoding branched-chain amino acid ABC transporter permease produces MQWINKWGKSFGIYLLFVLIFPFIMPDEYYRSVGIIIGLHAIVTIGLCLVMGLAGQISLGQAAFWGIGAYTSAVLTTKYGLPPLVGLIASAILPGLFAFILGRAIAGLQGYYLAMATLAFGYIVQIGITEWEPVTGGANGLISIPSVPVFGDSELSMYYLIWGVVTCVLLFSLNLLHSRVGRAFRAIHKSEIAATSMGIDVRKFKLNAFVISGMFAGISGGLYAHYMGILDPQPFGLHESIKFLTMVVIGGMTSIWGALVGTVLINSISEGLIMLSEVIPGLQGDFDTIVFGAILVLIIMFMPEGIVPRIRAAYEKSAAKKAKANQAQQSEQVVERKAAT; encoded by the coding sequence ATGCAATGGATCAACAAATGGGGGAAAAGCTTCGGCATCTATCTGCTATTCGTGCTCATCTTTCCCTTTATCATGCCGGATGAGTACTACCGTTCGGTCGGCATCATCATCGGTCTTCACGCCATCGTCACCATCGGTCTTTGTCTGGTGATGGGGCTTGCCGGGCAAATCTCGCTGGGGCAGGCTGCCTTTTGGGGAATCGGTGCTTACACGTCGGCCGTGCTGACGACCAAATACGGGCTGCCTCCGCTGGTGGGTTTGATCGCTTCGGCGATCCTGCCCGGGCTGTTCGCCTTTATCCTGGGCCGTGCGATCGCCGGTCTGCAGGGCTACTATCTGGCGATGGCGACGCTCGCGTTTGGCTATATCGTGCAGATCGGCATCACCGAGTGGGAGCCCGTCACAGGCGGGGCCAACGGGCTGATCAGCATTCCGTCCGTACCCGTCTTTGGCGACAGTGAGCTCTCCATGTACTACCTGATCTGGGGTGTCGTCACCTGCGTCTTGCTTTTCTCGCTCAACCTGCTGCACTCGCGGGTGGGCCGGGCTTTCCGGGCGATTCACAAAAGCGAGATCGCCGCGACTTCGATGGGGATCGATGTGCGCAAATTCAAGCTGAATGCCTTTGTCATCAGCGGCATGTTTGCCGGTATTTCGGGCGGCTTGTACGCCCACTACATGGGAATTCTCGACCCGCAGCCGTTTGGACTGCACGAGTCGATCAAATTTTTGACGATGGTGGTCATCGGCGGAATGACGAGCATCTGGGGGGCCTTGGTCGGCACCGTCCTGATCAATTCCATCAGCGAAGGGCTGATCATGCTGAGCGAAGTCATCCCCGGCCTGCAAGGCGATTTCGATACGATCGTGTTTGGCGCCATTCTCGTCTTGATCATCATGTTCATGCCGGAGGGGATCGTTCCCCGCATCCGGGCGGCCTATGAGAAGTCGGCGGCGAAAAAGGCCAAGGCCAACCAGGCGCAACAGTCGGAGCAAGTGGTGGAAAGGAAGGCGGCGACATGA
- a CDS encoding branched-chain amino acid ABC transporter permease translates to MTELLQYVANGLVSGGIYAIVAVGFITIYSVSKVINLAQGEFLMLGGMMTVALIGMNIPYGAAALLAVIAVTLIGVLMQKYVIAYVKKANPISLIILTIGISTLIRGVASFIWGKDAFALPPITSNEPISVAGVNIAQQSIWILLAVLIILLLLWFLMDKTILGKKINACSINPMAARLMGISPAKMSMLAFAISGATGAIAGIVIAPLSVTSYDIGVLLGIKGFSAAILGGLGNPLGAAVAAFLLGIVESLGAGYISSGMKDAIAFLVLIAVLLIKPSGIFGERSVGKGGL, encoded by the coding sequence ATGACAGAATTGCTGCAGTATGTTGCAAACGGCCTCGTCAGCGGCGGCATCTACGCGATCGTAGCAGTTGGGTTTATCACCATTTACAGCGTCAGCAAAGTGATCAATCTGGCGCAGGGCGAGTTCTTGATGCTGGGCGGGATGATGACCGTCGCCTTGATCGGCATGAATATCCCATACGGAGCGGCCGCGCTGTTGGCGGTCATCGCGGTCACGCTGATCGGCGTGCTCATGCAAAAATACGTCATCGCCTATGTGAAGAAAGCTAATCCAATAAGTTTGATAATTCTGACAATCGGTATCTCTACATTGATCCGCGGGGTGGCCAGCTTTATCTGGGGCAAGGATGCCTTTGCCCTGCCTCCCATCACGAGCAATGAACCGATTTCCGTCGCTGGCGTCAACATTGCCCAGCAAAGCATCTGGATTCTCCTGGCTGTACTGATTATTCTGCTCCTGCTCTGGTTTCTCATGGACAAAACGATTTTGGGCAAAAAGATCAACGCCTGTTCGATCAATCCGATGGCCGCACGGCTGATGGGCATCAGTCCCGCGAAAATGAGCATGCTGGCTTTTGCGATCAGCGGCGCCACAGGGGCAATCGCGGGGATCGTGATCGCTCCGCTGAGTGTCACCTCCTACGACATCGGCGTCTTGCTCGGCATCAAGGGCTTCTCCGCCGCGATTCTGGGAGGGCTGGGAAATCCGCTGGGAGCGGCAGTGGCTGCTTTCCTGCTCGGTATCGTAGAGTCCCTGGGTGCAGGCTACATCAGCTCAGGCATGAAAGACGCCATTGCCTTTCTGGTGTTGATCGCCGTGCTGTTGATCAAGCCGTCCGGCATCTTTGGTGAACGCAGCGTAGGCAAGGGAGGGTTGTAA
- the paaX gene encoding phenylacetic acid degradation operon negative regulatory protein PaaX has translation MKPQSMLFTIYGEYVRHYGSEIWIGSLTKLMGEFGLSEPAVRAAISRMLRQGWLESRKVGNRSYYSVSERGKKRLEEAAARIYKVETGVWDGKWCIASYNIPEERRALRDQLRKELGWMGFGMLTTSTWISPNNLADHVKELTEAYEITEHVEIFMAEHFGWSDPKQLVQKCWNIEEINEKYKGFIEAYRPQYEEMAESLRQNREVADSYCFVEKTKLVHEYRKFLFIDPDLPQELLPEVWLGKEADQLFQDYYTMLNPGAVRFFETVYEAAPQK, from the coding sequence GTGAAGCCACAATCTATGCTTTTTACCATTTACGGTGAATATGTCCGCCATTACGGCAGTGAGATCTGGATTGGCAGTTTGACCAAGCTGATGGGAGAGTTCGGTTTATCGGAGCCTGCCGTTCGCGCTGCCATATCCCGGATGCTTCGTCAGGGCTGGCTGGAGTCGCGCAAAGTGGGGAACCGCAGCTACTATTCGGTTTCCGAGAGGGGCAAAAAGCGCCTGGAAGAAGCCGCTGCGCGCATATACAAGGTCGAGACTGGCGTCTGGGACGGAAAATGGTGCATTGCCAGCTACAATATTCCGGAAGAACGCCGGGCTCTGCGGGATCAGCTGCGAAAGGAACTGGGCTGGATGGGCTTCGGCATGTTGACCACCAGCACGTGGATCAGCCCCAATAATCTCGCCGACCATGTGAAGGAACTGACGGAGGCCTACGAGATCACAGAGCATGTGGAGATTTTTATGGCGGAGCACTTCGGTTGGAGCGATCCCAAACAGCTGGTGCAGAAGTGCTGGAACATCGAAGAGATCAACGAGAAGTACAAAGGGTTTATCGAAGCCTATCGTCCGCAGTACGAGGAGATGGCCGAAAGCCTCCGGCAAAACCGGGAAGTGGCCGACAGCTATTGCTTTGTAGAAAAGACCAAGCTGGTTCACGAGTACCGCAAATTCTTGTTTATCGACCCTGATCTGCCGCAGGAGCTGCTGCCCGAGGTCTGGCTGGGCAAGGAGGCGGATCAGCTTTTCCAAGATTACTACACGATGCTAAATCCAGGGGCAGTTCGGTTCTTCGAAACCGTCTATGAGGCAGCGCCGCAAAAATAG